One region of Haladaptatus cibarius D43 genomic DNA includes:
- a CDS encoding sugar phosphate isomerase/epimerase family protein produces the protein MTRTAIQLYSLRELDESLSDLLARVGETEFDGVEFAGLDDANPADVADALDTAELGVAGAHVPFEELEANPADVVETYRKIGCHRLVVPYLDESHFDSEESAVETAHRLDDLAERVAEAGAELSYHNHDHEFVEIGDRTAFDAFIAESDLNVELDVGWVAARGCDPTSLLDCLSGRTPLVHLKDTADGVPVELGDGDVDMEACADTARSVGAEWLVYEHDSPDDPEASLLHGAERLTELNERP, from the coding sequence ATGACTCGAACTGCGATTCAGTTGTACTCCCTCCGCGAACTGGACGAATCGCTCTCCGACCTGCTCGCCCGTGTCGGCGAAACAGAGTTTGACGGCGTGGAGTTCGCGGGATTGGACGACGCCAACCCCGCGGACGTGGCGGATGCACTCGATACCGCCGAACTCGGTGTTGCGGGGGCACACGTCCCGTTCGAGGAACTCGAAGCGAATCCGGCGGACGTGGTCGAAACCTACCGCAAAATTGGATGCCATCGACTCGTCGTGCCGTATCTCGACGAATCGCATTTCGACAGCGAGGAATCGGCAGTCGAAACCGCACACCGACTGGACGACCTCGCGGAGCGAGTGGCGGAAGCTGGTGCGGAGCTTTCCTATCACAACCACGACCACGAGTTTGTCGAAATAGGCGACAGAACAGCCTTCGACGCCTTCATCGCGGAATCGGACCTGAACGTCGAACTCGACGTTGGCTGGGTCGCGGCCCGCGGCTGCGACCCGACTTCGCTCCTCGACTGCCTTTCGGGGCGCACTCCCTTGGTGCATCTGAAAGACACCGCCGATGGCGTCCCGGTCGAACTCGGCGACGGCGACGTGGACATGGAAGCCTGCGCCGACACTGCGCGCAGTGTCGGCGCGGAGTGGCTGGTGTACGAACACGATTCTCCGGACGACCCGGAAGCGTCACTTCTCCACGGTGCCGAACGTCTTACAGAACTGAACGAACGTCCATGA
- a CDS encoding DUF1405 domain-containing protein encodes MTGLPPRENLPWYVAPLPKWLEDFGLRMAWVIVVINLVGTAFGFWYYGFHPIPLSDPLITWQFAVEAPEMWLFVPDSPVATLFIALSLGLWKLGRNNEWVNALAFFGCIKLGAWTPYVLVAFADGFLAGTALPMYLFLFFSHLAMVVEAFLIYRYSDFPVGAVFVAVLWYGVNDIVDYFVPIVGTPHHTALPAQEILATGYSHPSPTHEIAAAGAVTLTLLATFLALSTRVKKLELASQ; translated from the coding sequence ATGACCGGCCTCCCGCCCCGAGAGAACCTTCCGTGGTACGTCGCGCCGCTTCCGAAGTGGCTGGAGGATTTCGGCCTGCGAATGGCGTGGGTCATCGTCGTCATTAACCTCGTCGGCACCGCGTTCGGGTTCTGGTACTACGGCTTTCACCCGATTCCACTCTCCGACCCGCTGATAACGTGGCAGTTCGCGGTGGAGGCTCCCGAAATGTGGCTCTTCGTCCCCGACAGCCCGGTTGCCACGCTGTTCATCGCGCTTTCGCTCGGCCTGTGGAAATTGGGACGGAACAACGAGTGGGTGAACGCCCTCGCCTTTTTCGGCTGTATCAAACTCGGTGCGTGGACGCCCTACGTGCTGGTCGCGTTCGCTGATGGATTCCTCGCGGGAACGGCTCTCCCGATGTATCTCTTTCTTTTCTTTAGCCACCTCGCCATGGTCGTGGAGGCGTTTCTCATCTATCGGTACAGCGATTTTCCGGTCGGAGCCGTCTTTGTCGCAGTACTCTGGTACGGCGTCAACGACATCGTGGACTACTTCGTTCCAATCGTCGGCACGCCACATCACACTGCGCTCCCGGCACAGGAAATACTTGCAACGGGATACAGCCATCCCTCCCCGACTCACGAAATCGCGGCGGCGGGCGCGGTTACGTTGACCCTGTTGGCGACGTTTTTGGCACTTTCGACGCGGGTAAAAAAGTTGGAACTGGCGAGCCAATAG
- a CDS encoding DUF7096 domain-containing protein: MNAIRAVLLATLTVCGFAVALPTAAAPSPTAPADASVNTSPNSFQTEQNATSSNSTLGAEVSSFMQVSTSQAKGTVDTGLWVARFNQTQNRSARRALVRHQTEDLETELNALQQRKRSLIEARNSSEISRLQYQARMSELVGDIRSLQHAINTTKPRAETVGTRVNRLQRLDRQANNVGGPEVAEVARSLNSVNVPGENANNSTSAPGNGNGTGNAGTGNGTNRNAGGGNNGNAGNGNGNTGNSLTGDVSISMFR; encoded by the coding sequence ATGAACGCCATTCGCGCCGTCCTGTTGGCGACGCTGACAGTATGCGGGTTTGCCGTCGCGCTGCCGACTGCCGCCGCACCGTCACCTACAGCACCAGCAGACGCCTCCGTAAATACCTCCCCAAACAGCTTCCAAACCGAACAGAACGCGACAAGTTCCAACAGCACGCTCGGTGCCGAAGTTTCATCGTTCATGCAGGTCAGCACTTCACAAGCAAAAGGAACCGTCGATACCGGCCTGTGGGTCGCCCGATTCAACCAAACACAGAACAGGTCGGCGCGACGAGCCCTCGTCAGACATCAGACCGAAGATTTGGAAACCGAACTCAATGCGCTCCAACAGCGAAAACGGAGCCTCATCGAGGCGCGAAACAGCAGCGAAATCAGCCGACTCCAGTATCAAGCCAGAATGAGCGAACTCGTCGGCGACATTCGCTCGCTCCAACACGCGATCAATACGACCAAGCCACGAGCCGAAACGGTCGGAACCCGCGTCAACCGACTCCAGCGACTCGACAGGCAGGCGAACAACGTCGGCGGCCCCGAGGTCGCTGAAGTCGCTCGGTCGCTCAACAGCGTGAACGTGCCGGGCGAAAACGCGAACAATTCCACAAGCGCACCCGGCAATGGAAACGGAACAGGGAACGCCGGAACCGGAAACGGTACCAACAGAAACGCTGGCGGCGGAAACAATGGGAACGCCGGAAATGGTAACGGAAACACCGGCAACTCGCTAACCGGTGATGTGTCGATTTCCATGTTCCGGTGA
- a CDS encoding DUF5802 family protein → MFESFSSGYYLGRLYVEPSGADHAVMSRDDHERVNQALYASGDGVERIDWPLVMKIDQQHFSVHGEAGVPDQTLVVPDDLLENTRIRNPPELKEVLLAKADRVEQLLQFQPRNPEFGRGGAV, encoded by the coding sequence ATGTTCGAGTCGTTTTCCAGCGGGTACTACCTCGGTCGTCTGTACGTCGAACCGTCCGGGGCAGACCACGCCGTCATGTCTCGGGACGACCACGAGCGCGTGAACCAAGCCCTCTACGCCAGCGGCGACGGCGTCGAGCGAATCGACTGGCCGCTCGTGATGAAAATCGACCAGCAACATTTCTCCGTCCACGGGGAAGCGGGTGTTCCAGACCAGACCCTCGTCGTTCCGGACGACCTCCTCGAAAACACTCGGATTCGCAATCCGCCGGAACTGAAGGAGGTGCTTCTGGCGAAAGCCGACCGCGTGGAACAACTCCTTCAGTTCCAACCGCGAAATCCCGAATTTGGGCGTGGCGGTGCCGTGTAG
- a CDS encoding sodium:solute symporter family protein has protein sequence MNETTLQVGIVGGYLALSLLVGLLAYRLTDRSAEDYYLASRTLGTVVLLFTTFATLLSAFTFFGGPNTAYGSGPEWILVMGLMDGILFAVLWYVIGYKQWLLGRKHGYVTLGEMLGDRFGSPLLRGLVAAISLFWLFPYVMLQQVGAGTALEALTGGELSYAMGAGIVTVFMIAYVVLAGMRGIAWTDTLQGVFMLVMVWVAALWVLTELGGMGSATARLAESNPEFLSLGGGRYSPQWMLSQAIGIAFGVAMFPQVNQRFFVAGSKKVLKRTFSLWPILVVLLFVPAFMLGAWARGLPINVPENGNVLSILLAEYAPAWFAALVIAGAMAAMMSSSDSMLLSGSSYFTRDLYRPFINPDASSSWEDTLGRIGVAVFAIAAFVASLYSPKAITTIGSTAFGGFAQLALPVIVALYWSRVTRTGMLVGIVGSQAFYLASVFLPFIPSSYAGWLASVVGMVIGLVLTISVSAVTSPAPDEDRNLYFDLHAD, from the coding sequence ATGAACGAAACGACGCTTCAGGTAGGAATCGTCGGCGGCTATCTTGCTCTCTCGTTGCTCGTCGGCCTACTGGCGTATCGACTGACCGACCGAAGCGCGGAGGACTACTATCTCGCCAGTCGAACCCTCGGCACCGTCGTTTTGCTGTTCACGACGTTTGCGACCCTGCTGTCCGCGTTCACGTTCTTCGGCGGGCCGAACACGGCCTACGGTTCCGGGCCAGAGTGGATTCTCGTGATGGGCCTCATGGACGGCATCCTATTCGCCGTGCTGTGGTACGTCATCGGCTACAAACAGTGGCTACTCGGACGCAAACACGGCTACGTCACGCTCGGCGAGATGCTCGGCGACCGATTCGGGTCGCCCCTGCTCCGCGGCCTCGTCGCCGCAATCAGCCTATTTTGGTTGTTCCCCTACGTGATGCTCCAGCAGGTCGGGGCCGGAACCGCGCTGGAAGCCCTGACAGGTGGCGAACTCTCCTACGCGATGGGTGCGGGCATCGTGACGGTGTTCATGATTGCCTACGTCGTCCTCGCGGGAATGCGCGGGATTGCATGGACGGACACCCTCCAAGGCGTCTTCATGCTCGTGATGGTCTGGGTCGCTGCGCTCTGGGTGCTAACCGAACTGGGCGGCATGGGTTCCGCAACCGCGCGCCTCGCCGAATCGAATCCCGAGTTCCTCTCGCTCGGAGGCGGGCGATACTCCCCGCAGTGGATGCTCTCGCAGGCAATCGGCATCGCGTTCGGTGTCGCAATGTTCCCGCAGGTCAACCAGCGATTCTTCGTCGCGGGGTCGAAGAAAGTGCTGAAGCGCACGTTCTCGCTCTGGCCGATTCTGGTCGTTCTGCTATTCGTCCCGGCGTTCATGCTCGGCGCGTGGGCGCGCGGCCTGCCAATCAACGTGCCGGAGAACGGAAACGTTCTCTCCATCCTGCTCGCAGAGTACGCCCCGGCGTGGTTCGCCGCGCTTGTCATCGCGGGTGCGATGGCCGCCATGATGTCTTCGTCCGACTCGATGCTTCTCTCCGGGTCGTCCTACTTCACCCGCGACCTCTACCGCCCGTTCATCAATCCCGATGCGAGTAGCAGTTGGGAGGATACCCTCGGACGAATCGGCGTCGCCGTCTTCGCAATCGCGGCGTTCGTCGCCAGTCTGTATTCGCCGAAAGCGATTACGACGATTGGCTCGACTGCCTTCGGCGGATTCGCCCAACTCGCGCTTCCCGTCATCGTCGCGCTGTACTGGTCGCGCGTGACGCGAACCGGGATGTTAGTCGGCATCGTCGGCAGTCAGGCGTTCTATCTCGCAAGTGTGTTTTTGCCGTTCATTCCCAGCAGTTACGCCGGGTGGCTGGCTTCGGTCGTCGGAATGGTCATCGGATTGGTGCTGACTATCTCGGTTTCGGCGGTTACGTCGCCCGCGCCAGATGAGGATCGAAACCTGTACTTCGACCTCCACGCCGACTAG
- the dnaG gene encoding DNA primase DnaG, protein MDDTAKYLIHADITADGVVERSDVVGAIFGQTEGLLGDDLDLRDLQQSSKVGRIDVRIESEHGQSFGTVTIASSLDKVETAILAASLETIERVGPCRSSVSIANIEDVRTAKRREVVDRAKELLSSSFDDDVMTSREILSEVRQSVRVEDITEYEGFPAGPNVTNSDAIIVVEGRADVLTLLRYGVKNAIAVEGTNVPDVVADLTQERTTTAFLDGDRGGDLILKELEQVGDIDYVAVAPPGKSVEDLSRDEVMSSLRKKQSLDRFEQGDTEFAAATDGSARPAPESDESDTERPTEPTIASVENGDVENGENVSDTEDDPVETMTDATEIESENGDGGETADDSPAGESSVEPDLETESEPASESADTEPKSTAETESPSQPDSEPDTESSKPTTLRGHTQTVIDGESETVRLLDSEFEVTAEAPADETFDLIERAETVPATVVFDGTLDQRILDVSAQRGVEQIVARDEGEFVKKPTTVRILTADRF, encoded by the coding sequence ATGGACGATACAGCGAAATACCTCATTCACGCAGACATTACCGCCGACGGGGTGGTAGAGCGGAGTGACGTCGTCGGCGCGATATTCGGGCAGACCGAGGGACTGCTGGGCGACGACCTCGATTTGCGAGACCTCCAGCAGTCCTCTAAAGTCGGCCGAATCGACGTTCGCATCGAGAGCGAACACGGCCAATCGTTCGGCACCGTCACCATCGCCAGCAGTCTCGACAAAGTCGAGACGGCGATTTTGGCGGCCTCGCTCGAAACGATAGAGCGCGTCGGCCCGTGTCGCTCCAGCGTCAGCATCGCCAACATCGAAGACGTTCGCACCGCAAAACGCCGGGAAGTCGTTGACCGCGCGAAGGAACTGCTGTCGTCGTCGTTCGACGACGACGTGATGACCAGTCGGGAAATTCTGTCGGAAGTCCGCCAGAGCGTCCGCGTCGAGGACATCACGGAGTACGAAGGCTTCCCCGCCGGGCCGAACGTCACGAACAGCGACGCGATTATCGTCGTGGAGGGTCGCGCAGACGTGTTGACTCTCCTCCGATACGGCGTGAAAAACGCTATCGCGGTGGAGGGAACGAACGTTCCCGATGTCGTCGCCGACCTCACGCAGGAGCGCACGACCACTGCGTTTCTCGACGGCGACCGCGGCGGCGACCTCATCCTGAAGGAACTCGAACAGGTGGGCGACATCGACTACGTCGCCGTCGCCCCGCCCGGAAAATCGGTCGAAGACCTCTCCCGCGACGAGGTGATGTCCTCCCTCCGGAAGAAACAGAGCCTCGACCGATTCGAACAGGGCGACACCGAGTTTGCCGCCGCGACCGACGGAAGCGCACGCCCCGCACCCGAAAGCGACGAGAGCGATACGGAACGTCCGACGGAACCCACAATCGCGAGCGTGGAGAACGGCGACGTCGAAAACGGCGAGAACGTTTCCGATACCGAAGACGACCCCGTCGAAACGATGACCGACGCGACGGAAATCGAGTCCGAAAACGGAGACGGCGGAGAAACGGCGGACGACTCGCCCGCGGGCGAGTCGTCTGTGGAACCCGACCTCGAAACGGAATCCGAACCGGCGTCCGAATCCGCCGACACCGAACCGAAATCCACCGCCGAAACCGAATCCCCGTCGCAACCTGACTCCGAACCCGACACCGAGTCCTCGAAACCAACGACGCTTCGCGGCCACACGCAAACCGTCATCGACGGCGAATCCGAAACGGTGCGACTGCTCGATTCGGAGTTTGAAGTCACAGCGGAAGCACCCGCCGACGAAACGTTCGACCTAATCGAACGTGCGGAAACCGTCCCAGCCACGGTCGTTTTCGATGGAACGCTCGACCAGCGCATCCTCGACGTGTCGGCCCAGCGCGGCGTCGAACAAATCGTCGCCCGCGACGAAGGCGAGTTCGTCAAAAAGCCGACGACGGTTCGTATCCTGACCGCGGACAGATTTTAA
- a CDS encoding DUF3311 domain-containing protein has product MMNNSARIGWVVVFALLIALTIPWFLWGDGQVLYGLPVWLWWHIGWMVVASFVFKLFADRAWGLGIEEGV; this is encoded by the coding sequence ATGATGAACAACTCCGCACGAATCGGTTGGGTGGTCGTCTTCGCGCTGCTCATCGCGCTGACGATTCCGTGGTTCCTCTGGGGTGACGGGCAGGTACTGTATGGATTGCCGGTGTGGCTCTGGTGGCACATCGGCTGGATGGTTGTTGCGTCGTTCGTATTCAAACTGTTCGCAGACCGAGCGTGGGGACTCGGTATCGAGGAGGGCGTATGA
- a CDS encoding MarR family transcriptional regulator: protein MPTERDDSENLPETGLHIKEGTNGRRAMAFLAANDGHAFTRSEIRDGTGISDGSIGAVLTRLADDGLLDHQGQYWTLSVEDVDEIDSEALLAELRAEWNEGW, encoded by the coding sequence ATGCCTACCGAGCGAGACGATTCCGAGAATCTTCCAGAGACGGGGTTACACATCAAAGAAGGAACCAACGGTCGCAGGGCGATGGCCTTTCTCGCCGCAAACGACGGCCACGCGTTCACTCGGAGCGAGATACGGGACGGGACTGGAATTTCTGACGGAAGCATCGGGGCGGTACTCACACGATTAGCAGACGACGGTCTGCTTGACCATCAGGGACAGTATTGGACGCTCTCCGTGGAGGACGTGGACGAAATAGATTCGGAGGCCTTGCTCGCCGAACTTCGTGCGGAGTGGAACGAGGGCTGGTAA
- a CDS encoding DUF1405 domain-containing protein has product MAIPERYARYYLENAPSLVWLLLVNSLAILVGVRFYVETMPEVPTFLWPLYADSPMALALVTASLLTLLPNLGNRLSDAPQNLPLAYLHTFAFVWLVKFGLWTFVGLNLGFSAYFGPPWDPNAVWDYWGIIITHLAFVVEAFLIPHYGRTTRGALVAALVVALASDVLDYGFGFYPPLRYEPGLLLPLATVTLSIISVFAAARVFDRLEPF; this is encoded by the coding sequence ATGGCAATTCCCGAGCGATACGCCCGATACTATCTCGAAAACGCGCCGAGTTTGGTGTGGTTGCTCCTCGTCAACTCGCTTGCGATTCTCGTCGGCGTTCGTTTTTACGTCGAAACCATGCCGGAGGTGCCCACGTTTCTCTGGCCGCTGTACGCCGACTCACCCATGGCGCTCGCGCTCGTCACCGCATCCCTATTGACACTCTTGCCAAATCTCGGCAATCGCCTTTCCGACGCGCCGCAAAATCTTCCGCTCGCGTACCTCCACACCTTCGCGTTCGTCTGGCTCGTCAAGTTCGGCCTCTGGACGTTCGTCGGACTGAACCTTGGGTTTTCGGCGTATTTCGGCCCGCCGTGGGACCCAAACGCCGTCTGGGACTACTGGGGAATCATCATCACGCACCTCGCGTTCGTCGTCGAGGCATTTCTCATTCCACACTACGGCCGGACGACGCGCGGCGCGCTGGTCGCCGCGCTCGTCGTCGCGCTGGCAAGCGACGTGTTGGACTACGGATTCGGGTTTTACCCGCCGCTTCGCTACGAACCCGGCCTTTTACTCCCGCTTGCAACTGTCACCTTATCGATCATATCTGTCTTCGCCGCTGCACGGGTATTTGACCGATTAGAGCCATTTTAA
- a CDS encoding metalloregulator ArsR/SmtB family transcription factor, translating into MDSAVLLDILGNENRRRILRLLSHKPCYVTEISDYLGVSPKAVIDHLRKLEEAGLVESRTDDQRRKYFNISRNLRLEVDVSPYEFDMKSAYPASPSLDVSTCQYLSLNVQYGTQPDDPEGDDDTETVSDVEAGEIATLAEELNCLEDLKSELSLAQRWVHGRITNVLDQLSEEVDENGQNRIRAEILAALAAGAETVRDVSRETDAPEHIVERHLTSMAERGIVEGDDNNWTLSG; encoded by the coding sequence ATGGACTCCGCTGTGCTGCTCGATATACTCGGCAATGAAAATCGCAGGCGCATCCTGCGGCTTCTTTCGCATAAACCCTGCTACGTCACGGAGATAAGCGACTATCTCGGCGTCAGTCCGAAGGCGGTCATCGACCACCTGCGGAAACTCGAAGAAGCGGGATTGGTCGAAAGTCGAACCGACGACCAGCGCCGCAAATATTTCAACATCTCTCGAAATCTCCGATTGGAAGTCGACGTTTCTCCCTACGAGTTCGATATGAAGAGCGCGTATCCTGCCAGTCCGAGTCTAGACGTGAGCACGTGCCAGTACCTCTCGCTCAACGTTCAGTACGGAACCCAGCCCGACGACCCCGAAGGAGATGACGACACGGAAACCGTGAGCGACGTGGAAGCAGGGGAAATCGCCACGCTCGCGGAAGAACTCAACTGTTTAGAGGATTTGAAAAGCGAACTGTCGCTCGCACAGCGATGGGTTCACGGACGGATTACGAACGTCTTAGACCAGTTGAGCGAGGAGGTTGACGAAAACGGACAGAATCGGATTCGAGCCGAAATACTGGCCGCGCTCGCGGCGGGAGCAGAAACCGTGAGAGACGTGAGTCGAGAAACAGACGCGCCGGAACACATCGTCGAACGACATCTAACGAGCATGGCGGAACGTGGAATCGTCGAAGGAGACGACAACAACTGGACGCTTTCGGGATAG
- the pdxS gene encoding pyridoxal 5'-phosphate synthase lyase subunit PdxS, with product MAEPTDIEELKRGTELVKRGFARMQKGGVIMDVVNPEQARIAEDAGAVAVMSLEAVPADIRKRGGVARMADPADVEEIIDEVSIPVMGKSRIGHSVEAQILESIGVDMIDESEVLTPADDKYHIDKREFTAPFVCGARNLGEALRRINEGAAMIRTKGEAGTGDVNQAVHHQRTIKGVIRELQGKTHEEREMLARELEAPAELVHETAEAGRLPVVNFAAGGIATPADAALMMHHGCDGIFVGSGIFGAENPRAMANAIVEATNNWDDPERLAEISKDIGAGMKGEANADIPNEDKLQGRGN from the coding sequence ATGGCAGAACCGACGGACATCGAGGAACTCAAACGTGGGACAGAACTCGTAAAGCGCGGCTTCGCCCGAATGCAGAAAGGCGGCGTCATCATGGACGTGGTGAACCCCGAACAGGCCCGCATCGCGGAGGACGCGGGTGCGGTCGCGGTCATGTCGCTCGAAGCGGTTCCGGCGGACATCCGAAAGCGCGGCGGCGTGGCTCGAATGGCCGACCCGGCAGACGTGGAAGAAATCATCGACGAAGTTTCGATTCCGGTGATGGGCAAGTCACGAATCGGCCACTCGGTCGAAGCCCAGATTCTCGAATCCATCGGCGTGGACATGATTGACGAGTCCGAGGTGCTCACCCCGGCGGACGACAAATACCACATCGACAAACGCGAGTTCACCGCACCGTTCGTCTGCGGCGCGCGGAACCTCGGCGAAGCCCTGCGACGAATCAACGAGGGTGCGGCGATGATTCGAACCAAGGGCGAAGCGGGAACCGGCGACGTGAACCAAGCGGTTCACCACCAGCGTACGATCAAGGGCGTCATTCGGGAACTGCAAGGCAAAACGCATGAGGAGCGCGAAATGCTTGCCCGCGAACTCGAAGCGCCCGCAGAACTGGTTCACGAAACCGCAGAAGCAGGTCGCCTGCCGGTCGTGAACTTCGCGGCCGGTGGCATCGCCACGCCTGCAGACGCCGCGCTCATGATGCACCACGGCTGTGACGGCATCTTCGTCGGGTCGGGAATTTTCGGAGCCGAGAACCCACGCGCGATGGCCAACGCAATCGTCGAGGCGACGAACAACTGGGACGACCCGGAGCGACTCGCGGAAATCAGCAAGGATATCGGCGCAGGCATGAAGGGCGAAGCCAACGCCGACATCCCGAACGAGGACAAGCTTCAGGGTCGGGGAAACTAA
- a CDS encoding HFX_2341 family transcriptional regulator encodes MQTHIVPVGFDYDRVIAPLVRDQLDVDRVILLEGAVGSEANVEYSRHLSRKLGKDFENLLGAETERVVLADVYDYDAAFEQAYDRINAELDAGGEVWVNVSAMPRTVSFAFATAAHSIMVERQSDREKIHTYYTAPEKYLETELAEELREEIDLLASVLDGDVDEARIETRLESARDLLSEFDERGTTIGAKEIDGKHIVELPVASFSNVKPFEELILFTLGEHGEFESVSELAQALSRDLNEEYTDSFRSKVIYNVDRLGPGGKGYIEQEEHGKSYRTRLSRIGELWVRSHTNEA; translated from the coding sequence ATGCAGACACACATCGTTCCGGTCGGGTTCGACTACGACCGGGTCATCGCGCCCCTGGTGCGCGACCAACTGGATGTTGACCGCGTCATCCTCCTCGAAGGCGCGGTCGGGAGCGAAGCCAACGTCGAATACTCCCGCCATCTCTCCCGGAAACTCGGCAAGGATTTCGAGAACCTGCTCGGCGCGGAAACGGAGCGCGTCGTCCTAGCAGACGTGTACGACTACGACGCCGCGTTCGAACAGGCCTACGACCGAATTAACGCCGAGCTTGACGCCGGGGGAGAGGTCTGGGTGAACGTCAGCGCGATGCCACGGACGGTGAGTTTCGCGTTCGCAACCGCGGCCCACTCCATCATGGTCGAACGACAGAGCGACCGCGAGAAGATTCACACCTACTACACCGCCCCGGAGAAATATCTGGAAACCGAACTCGCGGAGGAACTGCGCGAGGAAATCGACCTGCTCGCGTCCGTCCTCGACGGCGACGTGGACGAGGCCCGAATCGAAACCCGACTGGAGAGCGCCCGCGACCTCCTTTCGGAGTTCGACGAACGCGGGACGACAATCGGCGCGAAAGAAATCGACGGGAAACACATCGTGGAACTCCCGGTTGCCTCGTTTTCGAACGTCAAACCGTTCGAGGAACTCATTCTATTCACCCTCGGCGAACACGGCGAGTTCGAGAGCGTGAGCGAACTCGCCCAAGCCCTCTCTCGCGATTTGAACGAAGAGTACACCGACAGTTTTCGGTCGAAAGTCATCTACAACGTGGACAGGCTTGGGCCGGGTGGCAAAGGCTACATCGAGCAGGAAGAACACGGAAAGTCCTACCGGACGCGACTCTCGCGAATCGGTGAGTTGTGGGTACGGTCGCATACGAACGAGGCGTGA
- a CDS encoding GNAT family N-acetyltransferase, with the protein MIREATSDDLPRLQQIRAWLPEPTPQLLETALSGIASVFVSTAEGRPVGYVLQMASDDAYIAELVIEPSHRREGRATGLLETAIEVAKNRGCGHVSITVHEENESAQTLYESVGFELWCEESDYYADGGTALVFRKIL; encoded by the coding sequence GTGATTCGAGAGGCCACTTCCGACGACCTTCCTCGCCTCCAACAAATACGAGCATGGCTTCCAGAACCGACGCCCCAGTTGCTCGAAACCGCACTTTCGGGTATCGCTTCCGTCTTCGTTTCGACCGCCGAGGGTCGCCCAGTCGGTTACGTCCTGCAGATGGCTTCCGACGATGCCTATATCGCGGAACTGGTGATAGAACCGTCACACCGCCGAGAAGGTCGGGCGACGGGATTGTTGGAAACCGCAATCGAAGTTGCGAAAAACCGAGGCTGTGGCCACGTTTCGATCACGGTTCACGAGGAAAACGAGTCGGCTCAAACATTGTACGAATCGGTGGGATTCGAACTGTGGTGCGAAGAATCGGACTACTACGCCGACGGCGGAACAGCGTTGGTGTTCCGAAAAATCCTTTAA